A genome region from Halorussus pelagicus includes the following:
- a CDS encoding fluoride efflux transporter FluC produces MSESDANALERLKPLLLVAVGGFAGAVLRHAVALALPDGVPWGTLAVNVAGSFALGALLFEATVSGRLGRETRLLVGTGFLSSFTTYSTFALQTASLSPKLAVVNVAANYAFGFLAVVAGRTAVRSLAAPEVAG; encoded by the coding sequence ATGTCGGAGTCGGACGCCAACGCGCTCGAACGACTGAAACCGCTCCTGCTGGTCGCGGTTGGCGGATTCGCGGGGGCGGTCCTCCGCCACGCCGTCGCCCTCGCGCTCCCCGACGGCGTTCCGTGGGGCACGCTCGCGGTCAACGTCGCAGGGAGTTTCGCGCTCGGCGCCCTGCTCTTCGAGGCGACGGTGTCAGGCCGACTCGGTCGGGAAACGCGCCTTCTCGTCGGCACCGGCTTCCTCTCGTCGTTCACGACCTACAGCACCTTCGCGCTCCAGACCGCTTCGCTGTCGCCGAAACTTGCGGTTGTCAACGTCGCCGCGAACTACGCGTTCGGTTTCCTCGCGGTGGTGGCTGGCCGGACCGCCGTTCGCTCGCTCGCCGCGCCGGAGGTGGCCGGATGA
- a CDS encoding group I intron-associated PD-(D/E)XK endonuclease, translated as MTTENTKDRGDESEAKIIHELLSNGCSVSIPFGDNDKYDLIVDDGEDLYRIQCKTAWKNKQNTIRFNTHSQTTQEGEYHEKTYYGEVDAFIVRYPEDETLYWIDIDEATKQKMELRFDAEIEHPSINWATEYEFDGRVP; from the coding sequence ATGACGACGGAGAATACGAAGGATCGAGGCGACGAGTCAGAAGCGAAAATCATCCATGAGCTACTTTCGAATGGGTGTAGCGTTTCGATACCCTTTGGAGACAACGACAAGTACGACCTCATCGTAGACGACGGCGAAGACCTCTACCGAATTCAATGCAAGACCGCTTGGAAGAACAAGCAAAACACGATTCGTTTCAACACGCACTCGCAGACGACCCAAGAGGGAGAGTATCACGAAAAGACGTATTACGGTGAAGTAGATGCGTTCATCGTACGCTATCCAGAAGACGAGACGCTGTATTGGATAGACATAGACGAGGCGACCAAACAGAAGATGGAGCTTCGATTCGATGCGGAGATAGAACATCCATCGATTAATTGGGCAACGGAGTACGAGTTCGATGGGAGGGTTCCGTAG
- a CDS encoding ATP-binding protein, with protein MTHVLGRRDPPDEEPPENASTGRLGTYRARDGSPGAAVRIDLDGPHAGLVVGKRGYGKSYTLGVLAEELACAEGVAPVVADPMGIFGSLAALGTDIVADPAVAADALAPRAWCDLLGLAPSSSAGALVWQAATARSSLAGMRTFVADADTKAERATRRAADNHLALAESWGVFDPDGLTASDLLDAPAGVVLDLAGLDAAPANAVLRAVAGGLYDRCVGGRPTRLPWLLIDEAHAFFEGVADPALRAALTRGRQPGLSLVAATQRPSALPAVAVSQADLLLAHRLTSRADLDALAEARPTYLGSLEERLPTDTGEVLLVDDATESVHAVRIRERETGHGGGSPSASEL; from the coding sequence ATGACGCACGTCCTCGGCCGCCGCGACCCTCCCGACGAAGAACCTCCCGAAAACGCCTCGACAGGCCGACTCGGGACCTACCGCGCCCGCGACGGAAGCCCCGGCGCGGCGGTCCGAATCGACCTCGACGGCCCTCACGCCGGACTCGTCGTCGGCAAGCGCGGCTACGGCAAGTCCTACACGCTCGGCGTCCTCGCCGAAGAACTTGCTTGCGCGGAGGGAGTCGCACCGGTCGTCGCCGACCCGATGGGCATCTTCGGGTCGCTCGCGGCGCTCGGCACCGACATCGTCGCCGACCCCGCCGTGGCTGCCGACGCGCTCGCGCCGCGGGCGTGGTGCGACCTGCTCGGACTCGCCCCGTCGTCCTCGGCGGGCGCGCTGGTCTGGCAGGCCGCCACGGCGCGCTCGTCGCTCGCCGGAATGCGCACGTTCGTCGCCGACGCCGACACGAAGGCCGAGCGCGCGACGCGCCGGGCGGCGGACAACCACCTCGCGCTTGCCGAGTCGTGGGGCGTCTTCGACCCCGACGGTCTGACCGCGAGCGACCTCCTCGACGCTCCAGCGGGAGTCGTGCTTGACCTCGCGGGACTCGACGCCGCGCCCGCGAACGCGGTCCTGCGCGCGGTCGCGGGCGGTCTCTACGACCGCTGTGTCGGCGGTCGGCCGACCAGATTACCGTGGTTGCTTATCGACGAAGCCCACGCCTTCTTCGAGGGCGTCGCCGACCCCGCGCTCCGGGCCGCCCTGACTAGGGGCCGCCAACCCGGCCTGAGTCTCGTCGCGGCGACCCAGCGACCCAGCGCGCTTCCCGCGGTCGCCGTCTCGCAGGCTGACCTCCTGCTGGCCCACCGACTCACCTCGCGGGCCGACCTCGACGCGCTGGCCGAGGCCCGCCCGACCTACCTCGGGTCGCTCGAAGAGCGCCTGCCCACCGATACCGGGGAAGTCCTGCTCGTTGACGACGCTACCGAGAGCGTCCACGCCGTCCGAATCCGGGAGCGAGAAACGGGACACGGCGGCGGGAGTCCGAGCGCGAGCGAACTGTGA
- a CDS encoding DNA-directed RNA polymerase subunit H, with protein sequence MVDVSQHDMVPDHSIVDDEELDGVLEEYDIKPTDLPKIKRTDPAIPDDAEVGDVIKIVRDSRTTDTATTYRLVVD encoded by the coding sequence ATGGTAGACGTAAGCCAACACGACATGGTTCCGGACCACAGCATCGTTGATGACGAGGAGTTAGACGGTGTGCTGGAGGAGTACGACATCAAACCGACCGACTTACCGAAAATAAAGCGCACCGACCCCGCGATTCCCGACGACGCGGAGGTCGGTGACGTAATCAAGATCGTGCGAGATTCCCGAACGACAGACACCGCGACCACATACCGACTCGTCGTAGATTAA
- a CDS encoding DUF7382 domain-containing protein: MPTLLGYYGYFADATPDSLDRFRDDDRAIEGLPIRLVIALVVGVASLGVMMNMLSGLGGLTVTELDAKPAPDVIGPEEKNVEVTVVTPEGNAVSDATVVVSGGTASLDGVATATTGENGVATLSVDPRLGPNQQEGTLDVRIKPPAGGDYADERENTAILVLADD, translated from the coding sequence ATGCCAACGCTACTCGGCTACTACGGCTACTTCGCGGACGCCACGCCCGACTCCCTCGACCGATTCCGCGACGACGACCGGGCCATCGAGGGCCTGCCCATCCGCCTCGTCATCGCGCTCGTGGTCGGGGTCGCCAGCCTCGGCGTGATGATGAACATGCTCTCGGGTCTCGGCGGTCTGACCGTCACGGAACTCGACGCCAAGCCCGCGCCAGACGTAATCGGTCCCGAAGAGAAGAACGTCGAGGTCACCGTGGTCACCCCCGAAGGAAACGCTGTCAGCGACGCGACGGTCGTCGTGTCGGGCGGCACGGCCTCTCTCGACGGAGTTGCGACGGCGACAACCGGAGAGAACGGCGTGGCGACGCTCTCGGTGGACCCCCGGCTCGGCCCGAACCAGCAGGAGGGCACGCTCGACGTGCGAATCAAGCCGCCCGCGGGAGGCGACTACGCCGACGAGCGCGAAAACACCGCGATACTGGTGCTGGCCGACGACTGA
- a CDS encoding class I SAM-dependent methyltransferase produces MDYREALLLWAARETGVLEAVTTDAETPAAVADATGVTERAARIVIEAMAELGYLEAVGDAGSVADGPDAVGDAGSVADGPDASDDDRNHVRYEITNRALGFVAKADVRSIGSVPHALDCVDRWIRLPETMETGEPSAPETASEDWTPNFVGAMANVDDAAVRASVTAAVHRNPDAERVLDAGGGPGVFAKEFVRRGFDVTLIDRPEVIDIDRRFLEHEPIELVAGDVTEDLPDDEFDLVFCSRVAHGLSPDENRQFLANAYDALEPDGAVVLTDRVRGRADDAALFGAHMLAQTAAGDTYTEDQFRAWLRDAGFEDVEVRDVPGLDRQVIAGRRPGD; encoded by the coding sequence ATGGACTACCGCGAAGCCCTGCTTCTGTGGGCCGCCCGCGAGACGGGTGTTCTGGAAGCCGTCACGACCGACGCCGAGACGCCCGCGGCAGTCGCCGACGCGACCGGCGTCACCGAGCGCGCCGCCCGCATCGTCATCGAAGCGATGGCCGAACTGGGGTATCTAGAGGCCGTCGGCGACGCCGGAAGCGTCGCCGACGGCCCGGACGCCGTCGGCGACGCCGGAAGCGTCGCCGACGGCCCGGACGCGAGCGACGACGACCGAAACCACGTCCGGTACGAAATCACGAATCGTGCGCTCGGCTTCGTCGCCAAGGCGGACGTGCGCTCCATCGGGTCGGTTCCCCACGCGCTCGACTGCGTGGACCGCTGGATTCGGCTTCCCGAGACGATGGAGACCGGCGAACCGTCCGCTCCGGAGACGGCCTCGGAGGACTGGACGCCCAACTTCGTCGGCGCGATGGCCAACGTGGACGACGCCGCGGTCCGAGCGAGCGTCACCGCCGCAGTCCACCGAAATCCCGATGCCGAGCGCGTGCTGGACGCCGGGGGCGGGCCGGGCGTCTTCGCCAAGGAGTTCGTCCGTCGAGGGTTCGACGTGACGCTGATAGACCGACCCGAGGTCATCGACATCGACCGGCGATTCCTCGAACACGAACCCATCGAGTTGGTCGCGGGCGACGTTACCGAGGACCTCCCGGACGACGAGTTCGACCTCGTGTTCTGCTCGCGCGTCGCCCACGGCCTGAGTCCCGACGAGAACCGGCAGTTTCTGGCCAACGCCTACGACGCCCTCGAACCGGACGGCGCGGTCGTCCTGACCGACAGGGTTCGAGGCCGGGCAGACGACGCGGCCCTCTTCGGCGCGCACATGCTCGCTCAGACCGCGGCGGGCGACACCTACACCGAAGACCAGTTCCGAGCGTGGCTTCGAGACGCCGGTTTCGAGGATGTGGAAGTCCGCGACGTACCGGGTCTCGACAGGCAGGTCATCGCCGGACGGCGGCCGGGCGATTGA
- a CDS encoding fluoride efflux transporter FluC has protein sequence MNAFLLVGGGGVLGALARFTVGSVVADGRRDTFAVNVLGSFALGALTAGLAADATLLTVFGTGFCGAFTTFSSFAVETVELYERGERREAMANATVNLVGALLAVGLGGWLASVV, from the coding sequence ATGAACGCCTTCCTGCTGGTCGGCGGTGGCGGCGTCCTCGGTGCGCTCGCTCGATTCACGGTCGGGTCGGTCGTCGCGGACGGCCGCCGGGATACGTTCGCGGTGAACGTCCTCGGGAGCTTCGCGCTGGGCGCGCTGACCGCCGGTCTCGCCGCCGACGCGACGCTCCTGACGGTTTTCGGCACGGGCTTTTGCGGCGCGTTCACCACGTTTTCGAGTTTCGCGGTCGAGACCGTCGAACTGTACGAGCGGGGGGAGCGACGCGAGGCGATGGCGAACGCGACGGTGAATCTGGTCGGCGCGCTCCTCGCGGTCGGACTCGGCGGCTGGCTGGCGTCGGTGGTGTGA
- a CDS encoding protein-L-isoaspartate O-methyltransferase family protein: MELAVLRDDMVDSLEHDSKGVVSSESLSAAMRTVPRHEFVEDDRLAYADRSFEHRGTRVLAPSTAARLLEALDVDEDDSVLVVGAGVGYTPAVLAEIVGERNVHAVDITRNVVLDARSNLASAGYEGVFVDCRNGADGLPEYAPFDCILVEAAAADPPRPLVRQLAPGGRLVIPVGIGEQSLTVVRDEVSPDPETEPLGTVAFQPLLVEGEQAGSIERNRTVREDRERAERAHERRTGWEHEWIDWDGDGGRPE, translated from the coding sequence ATGGAACTCGCGGTGCTGCGAGACGACATGGTCGATAGCCTCGAACACGACTCGAAGGGAGTCGTCTCCAGCGAGAGCCTCAGCGCCGCCATGCGGACGGTCCCCCGCCACGAGTTCGTCGAGGACGACCGACTAGCCTACGCCGACCGGTCGTTCGAACACCGCGGCACGCGCGTCCTCGCGCCGAGTACCGCGGCCCGGCTGCTGGAAGCGCTCGACGTAGACGAGGACGATTCGGTCCTCGTCGTCGGCGCGGGCGTGGGCTACACCCCGGCGGTCCTCGCGGAAATCGTCGGCGAGCGCAACGTTCACGCGGTAGACATCACCCGCAACGTGGTACTGGACGCGAGAAGCAACCTCGCGTCGGCGGGCTACGAGGGGGTCTTCGTGGACTGCCGGAACGGCGCGGACGGACTCCCGGAGTACGCACCCTTCGACTGCATCCTCGTGGAGGCCGCCGCGGCCGACCCGCCGCGGCCGCTGGTGCGACAACTCGCGCCCGGCGGGCGACTCGTTATCCCGGTCGGCATCGGCGAGCAGTCCCTGACTGTCGTTCGTGACGAGGTCTCTCCGGACCCTGAGACCGAGCCGCTCGGCACGGTGGCGTTTCAACCTCTGCTCGTGGAGGGCGAACAAGCCGGGTCCATCGAGCGCAACCGGACCGTCCGCGAGGACCGCGAGCGCGCTGAACGCGCCCACGAACGCCGGACCGGCTGGGAACACGAGTGGATAGACTGGGACGGCGACGGCGGGCGACCGGAGTAG
- a CDS encoding cupredoxin domain-containing protein: MQPGDQHLVFVNRDDEQHSVQVTVNADDVVFERTVDLAADERRQFTLEIDKPGTYTVSVSVDENSTETSSINFDDYDVQEGIDVFVEISDGRPDIYWQE, from the coding sequence ATGCAACCGGGCGACCAACATCTCGTGTTTGTGAATAGGGACGACGAACAACATAGCGTTCAGGTTACTGTCAATGCAGACGACGTCGTCTTCGAACGCACCGTAGACCTAGCCGCCGACGAACGCCGACAGTTCACGCTGGAGATCGACAAACCGGGAACCTACACGGTCTCGGTAAGCGTCGATGAGAACTCGACGGAGACATCGTCGATAAACTTCGACGACTACGACGTTCAGGAGGGAATCGATGTCTTCGTCGAAATCAGCGACGGTCGTCCGGACATCTACTGGCAGGAATGA
- a CDS encoding trypsin-like serine peptidase: MSSYKTDDLRKMGRRRFMESLTALGVSSGAAAALSPEKLSQLTDDPTSEVPRLGWYEFQNKDAVIKGAEPPEPEPTYYTIPRDQWRQVEGAKQAARQLSSRFDDSSVNTAIRKHDDGVAVEIQYERLIRDVDGQQTVAREPGVDIEQVKDSVPARTSAQVTFADKTDTIEDIPVTVREKTDIEERSCDEPAPSDCYFDRKYRPVGGGCEFGGHNESGCNVTLGPPAWSTDIEEYVMTTAYHCVDADYENPVHQPTGDDNYLGSRYDYISGSDGDAAAIRTDGYVTMGICNDAGTDMDYGVAGMVAQDRIEDMVASDEYIWVQGRRTGRNGGEIMWHDSTRSDPRVGYKISTDGGDSGAPVWDFKDGDAYIIGIHAWADCFDGTKGGQGNTMYYVEDQLNLQYSNTWN, from the coding sequence ATGTCGAGTTACAAGACCGACGACCTTCGGAAGATGGGCCGACGACGATTCATGGAGAGTCTCACTGCCCTCGGCGTCTCGTCCGGGGCCGCCGCCGCACTCTCCCCTGAGAAGCTTTCGCAGTTAACCGACGACCCGACCTCTGAAGTGCCACGATTAGGGTGGTACGAGTTCCAGAACAAAGACGCCGTAATCAAGGGGGCGGAGCCGCCCGAACCCGAACCGACGTACTATACTATCCCGCGTGACCAGTGGCGACAGGTCGAGGGGGCGAAACAGGCGGCGCGACAGCTGTCCTCGCGCTTCGACGACTCCAGCGTCAACACGGCGATTCGCAAGCACGACGACGGGGTAGCCGTCGAGATCCAGTACGAGCGACTCATCCGTGATGTCGATGGTCAGCAAACCGTCGCTCGTGAGCCGGGCGTAGATATCGAGCAGGTCAAGGACTCGGTTCCCGCCCGGACCTCGGCACAGGTGACGTTCGCCGACAAGACTGACACGATAGAGGACATCCCGGTAACAGTCCGAGAGAAAACCGACATCGAGGAGCGGTCCTGTGATGAACCGGCACCGTCCGACTGTTACTTCGACCGGAAGTACCGGCCAGTTGGTGGCGGTTGTGAGTTCGGTGGACACAACGAAAGTGGATGCAACGTCACGCTGGGTCCGCCCGCGTGGTCCACCGACATCGAGGAGTACGTGATGACGACGGCCTACCACTGCGTCGATGCCGACTACGAGAACCCGGTTCACCAGCCGACCGGCGACGACAACTACCTGGGAAGCCGCTACGACTATATTAGCGGGAGCGACGGTGACGCCGCCGCTATCAGGACGGACGGATACGTGACGATGGGTATCTGCAACGACGCAGGTACTGACATGGACTACGGCGTTGCTGGCATGGTCGCTCAGGACAGAATCGAAGACATGGTTGCAAGCGACGAGTACATCTGGGTTCAGGGCCGTCGGACGGGACGCAACGGCGGTGAAATCATGTGGCACGATTCGACTCGCTCGGACCCCCGCGTCGGATACAAAATTAGCACCGACGGCGGCGACTCCGGTGCGCCGGTCTGGGACTTCAAGGACGGCGATGCCTATATAATCGGCATCCACGCTTGGGCCGACTGCTTCGACGGCACGAAGGGCGGTCAAGGAAACACGATGTACTACGTCGAGGACCAGTTGAACCTTCAGTACTCGAATACTTGGAATTAG
- a CDS encoding DNA-directed RNA polymerase subunit B'', with translation MNREDRREISREYFSKERLAEHHYRSFNSFLNRGMQQVVDEKGTVDTDIGDKEDEEPVHVELGDVRIVTPRVREADGSEELLYPQEARLRNITYAAPVFMEMSIVKGEGEDERVVDSTETKVGRMPIMVGSEKCNIAGFSDDELIEIGEDPADPGGYFIVNGSERVLMTSEDLAPNKILAEYDTKYGDEIQVAKTFSQRRGYRALVLVERTRDGLLEVSFPSVSGSVNFVTLVRALGLESDEEIVHRVSDDPEVVKFMLENLEEAEVQTEEEAIESLGKRVASGQGKNYQLKRANYVIDRYLLPHLHEEGVEEEDVRINKAYYLCRMAEACFELALQRREPDDKDHYANKRLKVSGDLMKDLFRTALNKLARDVKYQLERANMRNRQLSVNTVVRSDVLTERLEHPIATGNWVGGRSGVSQLVDRTDFMGVLSHLRRLRSPLSRSQPHFEARDLHATQWGRICPSETPEGPNCGLVKNFAQAMELSQNIEDEQGLKRELTSMGVEGIPGIEGVEPTASADD, from the coding sequence ATGAACAGAGAAGACCGACGCGAGATTTCCCGAGAGTACTTCTCGAAGGAACGACTCGCAGAACACCACTATCGCTCGTTCAACAGCTTCCTGAACCGCGGCATGCAACAGGTCGTCGACGAGAAGGGCACCGTCGATACCGACATCGGCGACAAGGAAGATGAGGAACCGGTCCACGTCGAGCTGGGTGACGTTCGTATCGTCACGCCGCGCGTGCGTGAGGCGGACGGGAGCGAAGAACTCCTCTACCCCCAAGAGGCCCGCCTCCGAAACATCACCTACGCCGCGCCCGTCTTCATGGAAATGTCCATCGTTAAGGGCGAGGGCGAGGACGAGCGCGTCGTGGATTCGACGGAGACCAAGGTGGGCCGGATGCCCATTATGGTCGGCTCCGAGAAGTGTAACATTGCGGGCTTCTCGGACGACGAACTCATCGAAATCGGCGAGGACCCCGCCGACCCCGGCGGCTACTTCATCGTCAACGGCTCCGAGCGAGTCCTGATGACGAGCGAAGACCTCGCGCCGAACAAGATTCTCGCGGAGTACGACACCAAGTACGGCGACGAGATTCAGGTCGCCAAGACGTTCAGCCAGCGCCGGGGCTACCGCGCGCTGGTGCTGGTCGAGCGGACCCGCGACGGCCTGCTCGAAGTGTCGTTCCCCTCGGTTTCGGGGAGCGTCAACTTCGTGACGCTGGTCCGGGCGCTCGGTCTCGAATCCGACGAGGAGATCGTCCACCGGGTTTCTGACGACCCCGAGGTCGTGAAGTTCATGCTGGAGAACCTCGAAGAAGCCGAGGTCCAGACCGAAGAGGAAGCCATCGAGTCGCTGGGCAAGCGCGTCGCCTCCGGACAGGGCAAGAACTACCAGCTCAAGCGTGCCAACTACGTCATCGACCGCTACCTCCTGCCCCACCTTCACGAGGAGGGCGTCGAGGAAGAGGACGTGCGCATCAACAAGGCGTACTACCTCTGCCGGATGGCCGAGGCGTGCTTCGAACTTGCGCTTCAGCGCCGCGAACCCGACGACAAGGACCACTACGCGAACAAGCGTCTCAAGGTCTCGGGCGACCTGATGAAAGACCTGTTCCGGACCGCGCTGAACAAGCTGGCTCGGGACGTGAAGTACCAGTTGGAGCGCGCGAACATGCGCAACCGCCAGCTATCGGTCAACACCGTGGTCCGCTCGGACGTGCTGACCGAGCGCCTCGAACACCCGATTGCGACGGGGAACTGGGTCGGCGGCCGCTCGGGCGTCTCCCAGTTGGTTGACCGAACCGACTTCATGGGGGTCCTCTCGCACCTCCGACGGCTTCGCTCGCCGCTCTCGCGGAGCCAACCGCACTTCGAGGCGCGGGACCTCCACGCGACCCAGTGGGGTCGCATCTGTCCCTCCGAGACGCCGGAGGGACCGAACTGTGGGCTGGTGAAGAACTTCGCGCAGGCGATGGAGCTTTCCCAGAACATCGAGGACGAACAGGGGCTGAAACGAGAACTGACGTCGATGGGTGTCGAAGGCATCCCCGGTATCGAAGGCGTCGAACCAACTGCAAGCGCAGACGACTAA